The Cervus canadensis isolate Bull #8, Minnesota chromosome X, ASM1932006v1, whole genome shotgun sequence genome contains the following window.
GAACAGACAAATCCAGAGAGATGgaaaacagattggtggttaccaggggctgagggaaggcAGATGGGGAGTGGCAGTGTCTCTTTCCAGAGTGATGAAAACTTTGGGGAACTATTATTGATAGATGTACTTTTCATTGCACAATACCGTGAATGCACTGAATActattgtacactttaaaatcaGCAATTTTAGCCTTTCCAGCAGTGACAACCTCCCTATGAGAACTTGCCTCTCAAAAGGATTTCCCTCATCTCTCTccagaagacaaaaggaaacacAAGAAGAAGCATCTGGTTCAGAGCCCCTATTCCTATTTCATGGATGTGAAATGCCCAGGATGTTATAAAATCACCACTGTCTTTAGCCATGCACAAATGGCAGTTTTGTGTGTTGGCTGCTCTACTGTCTTCCACCAGCTTACAGGAGGAAAAGCAAGGCTTACAGAAGGCTGCTCATCCAGACAGAAGCAGCACTAAAAGTAACCTATATCAAGAGGAATGTGAAACCATCCCAATAAACATGTattggataaaaaataaaattaaattaataactttatgttttgtcaattttgtctcaattgaaaaacaaaatagcCCTCttgaaagcaaatatatatataaaacctgtGAGAAGTGTCACAGAGCTCTCCAGTTTGAAACCTCAGTTTGTGACACACCAGAGGAGATGTGACAATCGCAGGGGCCTGGGTAGTGACCAGTTGTGGACACCAGGTGACACTTCATTGAGCTGAACATATGCCCTTGTGCCTGagactctgtttccccatctgtaaagtcaATGCTGAATGGTACAGGTAATCAATGCTACATGCTCCTTATTGTCACTGTAACCATGTTAAGTCTTCTTCAGCCCATTCACCATATCTCTCAAGAAATCTGAGTCTTATGGACctgcttttttgtttctaatatataTTAATCAAGGTAGGCTAACTGCTATAGCCAATGACCAGAACATCTTGGTGGCTGAAGATGATGCCAGTGTATTTCACAGttcactggtggtggtggtggtggtgtgaggAAGGTGCTGGCTTAGAAGTGCAACCTCGCACAATTCCCACAGAGTTTTGCGAGGAGGTAGTTTGCTCTGCTCCCCTGCACAGCTGGCAGACACTAATATGCTATGGGTTAAGAACGTTCTAGAGCACCACAGTCCCATTGGCCTAGGCAGTGTAGAAACATACAAGGAAATGCACAACTGTCCTGAGTTCTGGTCTTGCTTTACATAAATCCAACCTTGAAaagagaattggaccataaagaaggctgagcaccgaagaattgatgctttcgaactgtggtgctagagaagactcttgagagtcccttggactgcaaggagatccaaccagtccaacctaaaggaaatcagtcctgaatattcactggaaggactgatgatgaagctgaagctccaatactttggccacctgatgtgaagaatggactcattgaaaaagaccctgatgctgggaaagattgaaggtgggaggagaaggggacgacaaaggatgagatagctggatgacatcaccaactcgatggacatgagtttgagcaagctccaggagatgctgaaggacagggaagcctggcgtgctgcagttcatggggttgcagagttggatgcaACAGCGattgaacaaccacaacaacctTGAAAAagtcacccccaaaagaaacctgAATTGTGACTGGCTGCCTTACTTGACAGCGGGTTGCCCCTTCATACTCCTTTAACTGCCCTTCAGGGATTGGTCCAGCAGTGTCAGTGCAGGTAGGATTTCCCTATGCAAACAGAAGATGACTGCAGGGCTCAGAGGAAGGAGCTTGGCACCTATGAGGGCGGCTGGCACCCCAAGAAGGGCTCAAATAGAAATGCGGATGTCCTTGAGAGACtgagtttgccttttttttttttttttgctattagtGGGCCCTAGTCTGGTCTTGAAAGTAAAACTGAAAGTgtcaagttgctcagttgtattggactctgtgaccccatggactgtagcccaccaggtcatctgtccatgggatttcccaggcaagagtactggagtgggttgtcatgcccttatccaggggatcttcccaaacccagggatcaaatccaggtcacccacattgcaggccgttTTTtcactgtctgaggcaccaggaaagcctcttGGATGAAGATAAAATCAACCCACCGcaccaggggctggggtgggggggagaaagCATTCCTTGGAAGGCGGCCGTTTTCAGAACATATCACCCACATGGGAGCTTCTGCCTCAACTTAGCCATGAGCCCAGGTGATGGGGTCAGGGCAGACGAGGCAATTCCACTCATGTTATCATCTGCCGCTCTGAGAGGAACACCGATACCACCCCCCGCCCTCCCCAGAGCCCAGGTGGCCAGGAGCTCCACCTCACCTGGACTTTTCCTCCTGAAGGGACTCCAGCGATGCCTGCAGGTTGGTCAGATACTGCTCCCTGAGGCTCTGGTAGGACCCCTGCAGGCTCAAGTGGACCATCTTCACCTCTCTCAGCTCTTCCTTCATCTTCTGCCCCAGCAGGGCTCGTGGCTGGGCCCCACACTTGCTCCCCAAGGACTTCTGCTGCTGGCAGGCTGGGAAGTGAGTCTGCAGAGGGACGTGTCTGATGACGGTGGACAGGTCGCTGGATGAGCAGTCTTCTCCACCTGGCTGGGGGAGCTCTGCACACAGAGCCTTCTCACGGGGCTGCTCACAGTTGTTCTCCAGGCTGCGTTTGGTCCCCAGCACTAAGCCCTTGGGCCTGCAGCCCTCCTCTAGTTCCTGCAGCTGCTGGTGACACTGGCGGAGCCTTCGCTCGATCTGGGCGATGGTGGCAGAGGTTCGCTGGTTCACCTTCTCGAAGGCCTGCCGGATGTGGAGGGCCTGGTGCCGGTCGGCCTTGGATACCAGCTTGAGGTAGCCCACTGTGTTCTCATCGCGGCTGGCCTTCTCCACCCTCAGCTGCTCTGAGAGGTAGAGGATACGGTGCTTGATGCTGTCCTGTACGTTCCGGGTCAGCTCCCCATCTGAAAGGCTGGAGTGGCCACTGGGGCCATCCTCACTGGATGACAGGGATCTGCAGGAGGGTACACCGGAGGAGAGGGTGGCACTTGGGCCCTTGGTGTATTCTGTCTGCATTGGGAGATAAGAATCACAAAATGGGTACTTTCGTAAGAGGCAAACAATGGGAGAATTAGATTCATTATTGCTCCACCCTAAACAATACTTCCAGGTGTGAGCAGGTACCTACATGCCCTACATGCACTTCCATGCACATGCTTTCCATGTACTTACATGTGTGAGTACATGCGACACAGACTGGACATGCTTTATGGGCATCGCATACCTCACTGTGACCTCCAGGTGGGTAGCAGAGCCTCCACACCTGCCCTGTCTGTTCCTGAACTTCTCTTCAAAGAATTACCAGCTGTGCATCTCACTTTATAGAGAACTGTTATTGTGAAGCATGGAATAAACTCATTTCCATAAACCCATACAGCTTGCTATACTGCTACTGCCAGGTGGATagaagggagaggcagggagatTTGCAGCCTAACAGGTTCATTCCTTCACCTAATCATTCAATGAACACATATTTCTGAGCCTTCCATGTGGGACAGAAGGCAGACATATTCTGTACTCTCATAGAGCTGACCATCCAGGGTGGACGGTTCTACTGTAACACAAAGGAGTCTCTTACATGGAAAGGGATAATAGTAAGCACACTGCCTTGGAGACGCCACCACTCTGAGACCTTGAGCACTCTCAGGATCAGATTTCTCACCTCTAAAATAaaaatggccaaaataaataaataaataaaataaagctggcCATAGCAGCATAACTGGAACACAGGAGATAAGGGCAGAGTGGTCAGTGATGAGCTAGAAGTAGGTGGAATCAGGACAGGTGGAGCCTCTGTTCTGTTCCTACTTTTTAACTAAAAACACGCTCATGACTGTGTTTGATCTGAAAGTGCTCTCCCGGTTGAGAGCTAGGAGTGATTATATTGTAATAGATATTTTggttctgtgtattttattctatgcaaattataccttaatctaaaaaataaatgtgataacACTATGCACCAAGCAGAGTGGCAAAATTTAGACTAACAATAATAAGTCTCAGACAGGATATGAAACAACAGGAACCCTCCATCACTCCTGGTGGGAGAGTAATTGATATAAAACTTTGTGGAATGCATTTGGTAATATCATGAAGCTGAAGACATGCATGCTGAATGGCCCAggtaccctggtggctcagatggtaaagaatctgcctgcaatgcaggagacccaggtttgacccttgggtgtttgacccttgggtggggaagatcccctggagaagggaatggcaactcactccagcattcctgcctggacaattccactgatagaggagcctggcaagctacagtccatgggaccaccacaaacagtcagacacgactgagagactaacatacTAATGCTGAATGGCCTGGCAATTACATACCTAGATATACCCTTGAGAGGCAGGTACAATAATA
Protein-coding sequences here:
- the LOC122434672 gene encoding 40S ribosomal protein S27-like, which produces MTMLDTSGGLGPCGEAEDFPHLSPEDKRKHKKKHLVQSPYSYFMDVKCPGCYKITTVFSHAQMAVLCVGCSTVFHQLTGGKARLTEGCSSRQKQH
- the TEX28 gene encoding testis-specific protein TEX28; the encoded protein is MQTEYTKGPSATLSSGVPSCRSLSSSEDGPSGHSSLSDGELTRNVQDSIKHRILYLSEQLRVEKASRDENTVGYLKLVSKADRHQALHIRQAFEKVNQRTSATIAQIERRLRQCHQQLQELEEGCRPKGLVLGTKRSLENNCEQPREKALCAELPQPGGEDCSSSDLSTVIRHVPLQTHFPACQQQKSLGSKCGAQPRALLGQKMKEELREVKMVHLSLQGSYQSLREQYLTNLQASLESLQEEKSRQVLLEGQVNGHLQGHLDEIYHLKQNLACTEERMVYLSYERAKEIWEVMETFKNRVGKLEALQQVTQLGLTEHPQSWPQDILCHLTSLLLTLAMVLLVLLSGTCACPLLLLHLRLHACTVLLLLGLSTLAWQKWHTIRA